The genomic interval CTCCGTCCAATGAATTATTTCATACCCTGAATGGAATGGAAGGAGTGAAATTTTCTTTGAATTAACAGAATTGTATTCAGGATCCATTTTTAATAACAATACGTAAAGTTTTGTTAATCAGAATGTTATTAGAATGAAATATTAACTTTGTAGCTTAAACTTTTCACTCATAAAAATCCTGTCAAAAAGGAATTATTAATATCACTGGCACGGAACTTTTAACAGTAAATTTTGATTAATGAAACAGATAATTAAAGATAAATCAGACAATATTTTGACATGGGAAAAGCACTTGAAATTACCGATAGCACTTTTGAAGAATTGATCCAAAGCGACAAACCAGTACTTGTAGATTTTTGGGCTGAATGGTGTGGTCCTTGTAAAATGATCGGACCAGTTGTAGAACAGTTAGCTGGCGAGTATGAAGGCAAAGCAGTAATTGGTAAAATGGATGTGGACATGAACTCAGCAATTCCTGCTAAATTCGGTATCCGTAGTATTCCAACCTTGATGATCTTCAAAAACGGACAGTTGGTTGATAAAGTGGTTGGTGTTGTTCCAAAAACAACTCTTGAAGACAAATTGAATGCGCAAATTAGCGTTGCAGTATAATTTTAACTGCTTATAATATTTTTAAAAGGCTCGGAAACGAGCCTTTTTTTGTGCCTGAATTTGCGATGGATGCACGAATAATGTTCGAATCGTATTTGTTTTATCAAAGCTTTATTCGTGGATTCGTGGCAGCAGTTTTATTTATAATTAAAAGTTGTTATTAAGATCCTAATGACTTCGTGGAATCTGTCATGGCTGTTTTAAAGATTCATCTCCGGCGGTAAATCCTTTTCATAGTTTTTGCAACCTGTTCATCCAGGAAATTCTGTTTATAGAGATAATTGGGAAAATGCTCATTCCACAATTTTTCTACTGATTTCATCGTCTTGTAGAAGTTGGTAGTGTTTGGTTTGATTCCACATTTATAATTTTTGATATTTGAAGTAAAAACCGCTGCCGGATCAACTCCATATTCATTTATATGGTGTTGAGATTTGAGTGCTCGAAATACCTTTTGTTTCGTAGTAACAGGACCTGAAAGCATAAAATCCACCTGATTATTAACAACCATTGTGCAAATAATCAGAAGAAAGTTTTATTGCCATTTTGAAATGCCTGGCCCCGATTTTTTTCAACCGGATACCTATTTGGACAAAATATAATTTTTCAATAAATTGAATTGTAGTATTTTACCCTTTATTAAAATAATACGGTTGATTTTCGCTGTAAAATAATTACTTCAGCTATTTTATGACAAAAGTTCTAAGCGATCCGGTTATTTCCCGTGAAAAAATCCGGCACTGACTAAGATCAGTTCCGCTGCAATGAGGTGGTCTGGAATCGTTCTTGTTGCCACAGTCTGGATTAGTGCAGCTTTATTTGGATTATATATTCTGGCATTTTACGCTTCCGCACTTTATGAAGGAGAAATGTCTCGCTGGAACAATGTTCTGCCAAAATTATATGAAGAAGATTCCACCGCGGCTACCAGTGGTATAGGCCTTCACTTTGCAACGGGCGGTATTATTCTCTTATTAGGAAGTATTCAGTTGCTTGATTCTGTCAGGGTTCGTTACCCCGCTGTGCATCGCTGGATTGGACGTATTTACATTATTTCATCAATTTTTGCGGCCGTTGGCGGATTGTTGTTCATTATACTAAAAGGAACAATTGGCGGCCTGGTGATGGATATTGGATTTTCACTTTACGGAATTCTGATGTTCATCGCTGCAATTGAAACTTACCGGCATGCGGTTGCCGGGAGGCTTGATAAACACAGAGCCTGGGCATTACGTTTATTTGCACTTGCTATCGGTTCTTGGCTATACCGCATGGATTACGGGTTCTGGATTCTTCTGATGGATGGACTTGGGCATGAGCGCCATTTTACCGGACCGTTCGATTACCTAATGGCTTTTTTCTTCTATATTCCTAATTTACTGGTGGCCGAAATATTTATCAGCGTCAGGCAATATAAAACTAACCCGTTTCTGAGATTATCTGCTTCCTTTGTCCTCTTACTGGCAACCGGATTTCTGTTATTAGGCACCTATTATTTTACATTATATTACTGGGGCCCCGCCATTGTGAATTGGTTAACAGGAAAATGATCTTAATTATTGTTTACTATTTTGGTTCATTATCATGAAAAAATGTGTCTTATGTATTCTTACTTTTTTATGTTTTCTAATTCCTGAATCAGGAAATGGCCAAAATAATTCAGCCAAAAAGCGGACCATTGTAACAACCGATGGCGAGGTGGATGATGTTGATACGTTCATCCGGCTTTTGCTCTACGCCAATGAATTCAATATTGAAGGATTGATTTACAGCAGTTCGCAATGGCATTATAAAGGAGATGGAAAAGGAACTCTTTTTACTTCCGAAATGGAAAACACTGCCAAACGATATGGTAAGAGAGCGGATCTGCGTTGGCCTGGTACCACCTGGATGCAGGAATATATCAATAAATATGCGCTGGTTTACAACAACCTTACCATTCATGCCAAAGGATATCCGATTCCTGAATATCTGCAAAGCATTGTCAAAGTAGGGAATATCGATTTTGAAGGAGAAATGGCTAAAAATACGGATGGATCTGATTTTATAAAAAAGATACTCCTGGACAATAACCCTGAACCCGTGTATTTACAGATTTGGGGTGGAACAAACACTGTTGCCCGTGCACTGAAATCAATTGAAGAGGAATATAAACCAACCAAAGACTGGGAATCGGTTTATAAAAAAGTATCTCAAAAAGCAATCATTTATGCTGTTCTGGATCAGGATGCAACGTATCAAAAGTATATTGCCAAAAACTGGAAAGAGATCCGTGTACTTTATAACTCCGACCAGTTCTGGAGCTTTGCCTATCCCTGGCCAAAAGTAGTTCCTACTGAATTACAGCCCTATTTGCGTGGAGACTGGTTTGCAAAAAATATAAGGTTTAATCATGGTGCTTTATTGGATGGATACTACTTATGGGGTGACGGCCGTCAGATCGAGGGTGACCCCGAACATACACATGGAAACATGGAAGAGGCGAAAAAGTACGGTTTTACGCAATACGATTTCATTTCAGAAGGGGATTCTCCTGCCTTCCTTTATCTGGTTGATGTAGGATTGAGGAGTTTGGAAAATGGTTCCTATGGAGGTTGGGGAGGCAGAATGGTTCAATCAAAGAGTAATCCTTTCCGCTGGGAGGATGGGAAACATGTGACAGATTTCAATCCTTTTACCAAAACAGATGACGCGGCATATCCACAGACCCGTTGGATTGATGTGATCCAGAACGATTTTGCTGTACGTGCTGATTGGTGTGTTAAAAGCTATAAGGATGCGAATCATCCACCTCTTGTAAAACTTAATCATCAGCAGAACTTAACGGCAAAACCCGGCAGTATTGTGAAACTGAGTGGTGACGCAAGTGATCCGGATGGAGATAAACTACTTTACCATTGGTGGCAATATGAAGAAGTAGGAACCTGTAAAAGTAAAGTTGCAATTCAGGGAGCAACTGATAAAACTTCTCAATTTAAAATGCCGGAAAATATTTTGAAGGGCGAAACCATTCATATTATCCTTGAAGTGAAAGACAGCCAGGCTAAAAGTTTGACGAGGTATCAAAGGGTAATTATTACTGGCCAATAAATTAGAAAACTTAAAGTCATAGTCGACTTTCAACTGCTAACTTGTGATGTGGATTAAATGACACCATTAATTAAATATTCCTTTCATAGTCGGCAGAATTAAATATAAAAAGAATTATTCTTCAATGTCCGGATTTTTGAAATCTGATTGTCTTCATACCAAATTACAATGAAATAAAACAATCGATTTTTTATAAACGCATTTATGGAACAATTTGAAATAAAAAAAGAGGTTCGGCTAATTTGCCAACAGGCGGAATCTTTTCCGGACGGGATTATGGATGCTTTTAGTAAATTACAGGCATCGTTACCAAATTGTGCAGACAGAACATGGTACGGACTATCCAAGCCGGATCATGGTGATATTATTTATAAGGCAGCCGTCACAGAATTGAGTGATACGGAAGCTGAGGTTAATGGTTTTGAATCCTTCATAGTAACCAGCGGAACGTATCTTACGAAAATAGTTACGGACTGGCGTCAGGATACAGAGGTGATCGGTACCGCATTTAATGAACTCTTAAAAGATCCTCAATTAGATCCGTCTTCGTATTGTGTAGAATGGTATTTACCGGATGACAAATTAATGTGTATGGTAAAACTTAAAACAGAATGAAGGATACAAATAATTGAAAAATACAATATATTGCCAGATTAATCTGATTGATATAAAACTGGAAACTGGTGTTTTAAAATATTTAACCTTCTAATCAAACTAAACACGATGAACATTCTTCTGAAAATACTGATCGGCATTGGTGCTCTTATTGTATTGCTCCTGATCGTTGCCATTTTTGTAAAAAATGAATATTCTGTCCAGCGGGAAATTGTGATAAACAGATCCAAACAAGAAGTTTTTGATTATATCAAATACCTTAAAAATCAGGATCAATACAACAAATGGGTGATGATGGATCCGGAAATGAAAAAGACTTTTAGGGGAACGGATGGGAAAATTGGCTTTGTGTATGCCTGGGACGGAAATGACATAGCCGGAAAAGGGGAGCAGGAAATAAAGAATATTACCAGAAGGTGAAAAACTCGACATTGAAATCCGCTTTGAAAAACCATTCGCAGGAATTGCACAAACTGAAATCAAAACCAAACCAGGAACGGGAAATCAGACACAGGTAAACTGGATTATGAACGGCAGAAGCGCATATCCAATGAATTTGATGAATTTGTTTATTGACAATGTATTAGGGAAAGATTTATCTGCAAGCCTCGATATGCTGAAAGCAAATCTTGAAAAGTAATTGTTATAATTCAACTTTATTTAAAAGTATAAAAAGGTATTATTATTTTGAATGTATAAAATGTATTTAGAAAAATAATATTAATCAAAACGTTTACCGGACTGCGTCAGGGAATTATTAATGCTGATTGCACCTTGTTCTCTCCATATTTAACTTTAAACCTAATCTACTGATATGAAAATTGCTGTTATTGTTGTTCGCGTTTTGATGGGGCTACTGTTCTTGTTTGCTTCCATAGTTGTATTGTTTAATCTTATGCCACAGCCAGAAACAACGGGTAAGGTTAAGATCTTTAATGAAGGAATTGCAGCAGCCGGCTACTTTATACCTATTCTGAAAGTGATTGAGTTGATTTGTGCAATTTCTTTGTTGTCAGGATTTTACCTCAGGCTTTTTACTATTGTTTTGTTCCCGATTACCATTCATATATTTTTGTTTCATGCATTTTTAAGTCCTGAGGGATTACCAGTTGCTATATTTCTGCTATTCGGAAATTTATTTTTGGCTTATCATTACAGGGAAAGTTATTCGTCACTCCTGGTTGCTAAGTAGCGCTTTGAGCTGGAAGAACCAGGGGTAATATTCTTCCAAGGTTCCACTCTGCTTGATTGTGCACTAGCTACCGACGGATATTGACTATTGTTAATTTAAAAATTAAATGCGATGATTGAAGTTTTTAAAACCAATGTCAGAAGCAAGGACGATGCAAGCCAATTGATCGACCGGATTCACAAAACCTTTACAGATTATCGCGCTAATTTTGACCTCGAAGATTGTGATAAAATCCTGCGTGTTAAAAGTGCAGAGGTGCAGATACAATCTTCCTTGTTAATTAAGCTTTTGAGCCAATCCGGTTTTTTTGCAGAAGTGCTGCCTGATGATGAATTTTTTATTTAAAAGGTCGTTAAACCTGGTGTTAATTGCAGTAATCTGAATGTATAATATATCGTAAAATTTGCACCTTGGCATGGTGCAGTTATGTGCCGCTTTTGAATTTAACAAGCTGCTTATTCTCAAATTTACGACCATGAGAAAATTGAAACTTCAGATACAAATGACAGCTGATGGTTACATTTCCGGGCCCAACGGGGAAATAGACTGGATGACCTGGGACTGGGATGATAAACTTAATAGTTATGTGGAGGGAATTACCTCACCGGTTGATACCATTATTCTGGGTAGAAAACTGGCAGAGGGCTTCATTCCTCATTGGACCTCACAACTTGAAAGTGCAGATACAGCTGATGACGGAGCACAAAAAATGGTAGAAACAGATAAGATAGTTTTTACCAAAACAATGGAAAAGTCGGGATGGGCGAGAACAAAACTGGCAAAAGGTGATCTGACCGAAGAAATATGCAAGCTTAAAGAGAAAGAGGGAAAGGATATTATCGTCTATGGCGGTGGCACTTTTGTTTCTGCATTGATCAGAGAAAACCTGATTGACGAATTTCATCTATTTATAAATCCGGTTGCTATCGGTAATGGAGTAAATATATTCAGCAAATTGGACAGGAGAAAGAATCTGACACTCATTCAATCGGAAGTATTTAAATGTGGAATTGTAGTGCTTTGTTACTTGCCTCATTGATAACAAAAGAAACATACATTATACCTGGAATTAAGATTTTACCTAAAACAATTATCAACTTAACAAACGAAAAAAATGGCAGTTTCAAATGTTTATCTGAATTTTCCGGGTAACGCCGAAGAAGCTTTTGATTTTTACAAATCTGTATTGGGCGGGGAATTTCACATGGTGCAACGCTTTGGTGACACGCCTCATGGTGATCAGTTACCTGAAGAAGAAAAGAAGAAAATCATGCACATAAGTCTGCCAATAGGTGCCGGAACAATGATTATGGCATCGGATGCAATTGAATCTATGGGACAGAAACTGACTATCGGAAACAACTTTTACATTTGCCTGAGTCCGGACAGTGAAGAGGATGCAGACCAAATTTTT from Dyadobacter sp. NIV53 carries:
- a CDS encoding DUF1593 domain-containing protein — its product is MKKCVLCILTFLCFLIPESGNGQNNSAKKRTIVTTDGEVDDVDTFIRLLLYANEFNIEGLIYSSSQWHYKGDGKGTLFTSEMENTAKRYGKRADLRWPGTTWMQEYINKYALVYNNLTIHAKGYPIPEYLQSIVKVGNIDFEGEMAKNTDGSDFIKKILLDNNPEPVYLQIWGGTNTVARALKSIEEEYKPTKDWESVYKKVSQKAIIYAVLDQDATYQKYIAKNWKEIRVLYNSDQFWSFAYPWPKVVPTELQPYLRGDWFAKNIRFNHGALLDGYYLWGDGRQIEGDPEHTHGNMEEAKKYGFTQYDFISEGDSPAFLYLVDVGLRSLENGSYGGWGGRMVQSKSNPFRWEDGKHVTDFNPFTKTDDAAYPQTRWIDVIQNDFAVRADWCVKSYKDANHPPLVKLNHQQNLTAKPGSIVKLSGDASDPDGDKLLYHWWQYEEVGTCKSKVAIQGATDKTSQFKMPENILKGETIHIILEVKDSQAKSLTRYQRVIITGQ
- a CDS encoding SRPBCC family protein, with product MNILLKILIGIGALIVLLLIVAIFVKNEYSVQREIVINRSKQEVFDYIKYLKNQDQYNKWVMMDPEMKKTFRGTDGKIGFVYAWDGNDIAGKGEQEIKNITRR
- a CDS encoding VOC family protein, translating into MAVSNVYLNFPGNAEEAFDFYKSVLGGEFHMVQRFGDTPHGDQLPEEEKKKIMHISLPIGAGTMIMASDAIESMGQKLTIGNNFYICLSPDSEEDADQIFNGLSAGGKVEMGMEKTFWGAYFGSFADKFGVHWMVNYEYNQH
- a CDS encoding DUF2306 domain-containing protein, giving the protein MRWSGIVLVATVWISAALFGLYILAFYASALYEGEMSRWNNVLPKLYEEDSTAATSGIGLHFATGGIILLLGSIQLLDSVRVRYPAVHRWIGRIYIISSIFAAVGGLLFIILKGTIGGLVMDIGFSLYGILMFIAAIETYRHAVAGRLDKHRAWALRLFALAIGSWLYRMDYGFWILLMDGLGHERHFTGPFDYLMAFFFYIPNLLVAEIFISVRQYKTNPFLRLSASFVLLLATGFLLLGTYYFTLYYWGPAIVNWLTGK
- the trxA gene encoding thioredoxin, producing MGKALEITDSTFEELIQSDKPVLVDFWAEWCGPCKMIGPVVEQLAGEYEGKAVIGKMDVDMNSAIPAKFGIRSIPTLMIFKNGQLVDKVVGVVPKTTLEDKLNAQISVAV
- a CDS encoding dihydrofolate reductase family protein; this translates as MRKLKLQIQMTADGYISGPNGEIDWMTWDWDDKLNSYVEGITSPVDTIILGRKLAEGFIPHWTSQLESADTADDGAQKMVETDKIVFTKTMEKSGWARTKLAKGDLTEEICKLKEKEGKDIIVYGGGTFVSALIRENLIDEFHLFINPVAIGNGVNIFSKLDRRKNLTLIQSEVFKCGIVVLCYLPH